A region from the Cydia amplana chromosome 7, ilCydAmpl1.1, whole genome shotgun sequence genome encodes:
- the LOC134649460 gene encoding tRNA-specific adenosine deaminase 1 isoform X1, with translation MDQLDITFVDKIAESCVKLYNDLPKTGKPVDAEWTVLSCIIQYDNRTEELEVVSLGTGSKCIGASKMSATGDILNDSHAEVFARRGFLIYLYENMEHALDSKQSIFNYDNGLFEVKDNIKFIFYSSQLPCGDASILTKAGEEEQYGDVLQSMKKKAFEDICDVEYKKAKDIHRTGAKCLPDSEQDSKQPGTSYHILGQVRTKPGRGDRTQSVSCSDKMARWIHVGIQGGLLDLLLSKPIFINYFIFGSGVPYSDESLTRALLKRHADARSLVQPDILPQFYQSKLVFPHIRTEENVRPAPGSIVWTKSKGVEVAVQGRKLGVTKKKAKSLSSSLFISKYNIYKRFQSILNRSEVVMKSIGLENLQDVPYIEMKRKSKRYLDQWELVKDIFFKSWTKKPDMWNFCIDQT, from the exons ATGGATCAACTCGATATTACATTTGTAGATAAAATAGCTGAAAGCTGTGTGAAACTTTATAATGATCTTCCAAAGACCGGAAAACCTGTTGATGCTGAGTGGACCGTACTGTCCTGTATAATACAATACGATAACAGAACGGAGGAATTAGAAGTAGTGTCTCTAGGTACTGGCTCGAAATGTATAGGTGCTTCGAAAATGTCCGCGACGGGAGATATTCTGAACGATAGTCACGCTGAGGTCTTTGCTAGAAGAGGATTTTTGATATATCTCTACGAGAACATGGAGCACGCTTTAGATAGTAAGCaatcaatatttaattatgacaATGGATTGTTTGAAGTAAAAGAcaacattaaatttatattttattcgtCTCAGCTACCTTGCGGAGATGCCTCTATCTTAACTAAAGCTGGAGAAGAGGAACAGTATGGCGATGTTCTACAAAGTATGAAAAAGAAAGCTTTTGAAGATATTTGTGATGTAGAATATAAAAAAGCTAAAGATATTCATAGAACTGGAGCTAAGTGTTTACCTGACTCGGAGCAGGATTCTAAGCAGCCGGGTACAAGTTATCACATACTTGGGCAGGTTCGCACTAAACCTGGTAGAGGGGACCGGACGCAATCAGTCTCTTGTAGTGACAAGATGGCTCGATGGATCCATGTTGGCATCCAGGGTGGCCTTTTAGACTTATTATTATCTAAGCCTATTTTTAtcaattacttcatttttggcagCGGAGTGCCATATTCGGATGAATCTTTGACAAGAGCTTTGTTGAAACGACATGCCGATGCCCGATCTTTAGTGCAACCAGATATATTACCACAGTTCTACCAAAGCAAGCTTGTGTTCCCTCATATTAGGACTGAGGAAAATGTAAGACCAGCTCCTGGCAGCATAGTTTGGACAAAATCtaa GGGAGTGGAGGTAGCGGTACAGGGGCGAAAACTAGGTGTTACAAAGAAAAAAGCAAAATCACTGAGCAGTTCTTTGTTTATCAGTAAATATAATATCtacaaaagattccaaagtattttgAATAGAAGTGAAGTAGTGATGAAATCTATTGGATTAGAAAATTTGCAAGATGTCCCATATATTGAAATGAAGAGGAAGTCAAAGAGGTATTTAGACCAATGGGAGTTAGTAaaggatatattttttaaatcatggACAAAGAAACCGGATATGTGGAATTTCTGTATagatcaaacttaa
- the LOC134649460 gene encoding tRNA-specific adenosine deaminase 1 isoform X2: MDQLDITFVDKIAESCVKLYNDLPKTGKPVDAEWTVLSCIIQYDNRTEELEVVSLGTGSKCIGASKMSATGDILNDSHAEVFARRGFLIYLYENMEHALDSKQSIFNYDNGLFEVKDNIKFIFYSSQLPCGDASILTKAGEEEQYGDVLQSMKKKAFEDICDVEYKKAKDIHRTGAKCLPDSEQDSKQPGTSYHILGQVRTKPGRGDRTQSVSCSDKMARWIHVGIQGGLLDLLLSKPIFINYFIFGSGVPYSDESLTRALLKRHADARSLVQPDILPQFYQSKLVFPHIRTEENVRPAPGSIVWTKSKGVEVAWQGPATD, translated from the exons ATGGATCAACTCGATATTACATTTGTAGATAAAATAGCTGAAAGCTGTGTGAAACTTTATAATGATCTTCCAAAGACCGGAAAACCTGTTGATGCTGAGTGGACCGTACTGTCCTGTATAATACAATACGATAACAGAACGGAGGAATTAGAAGTAGTGTCTCTAGGTACTGGCTCGAAATGTATAGGTGCTTCGAAAATGTCCGCGACGGGAGATATTCTGAACGATAGTCACGCTGAGGTCTTTGCTAGAAGAGGATTTTTGATATATCTCTACGAGAACATGGAGCACGCTTTAGATAGTAAGCaatcaatatttaattatgacaATGGATTGTTTGAAGTAAAAGAcaacattaaatttatattttattcgtCTCAGCTACCTTGCGGAGATGCCTCTATCTTAACTAAAGCTGGAGAAGAGGAACAGTATGGCGATGTTCTACAAAGTATGAAAAAGAAAGCTTTTGAAGATATTTGTGATGTAGAATATAAAAAAGCTAAAGATATTCATAGAACTGGAGCTAAGTGTTTACCTGACTCGGAGCAGGATTCTAAGCAGCCGGGTACAAGTTATCACATACTTGGGCAGGTTCGCACTAAACCTGGTAGAGGGGACCGGACGCAATCAGTCTCTTGTAGTGACAAGATGGCTCGATGGATCCATGTTGGCATCCAGGGTGGCCTTTTAGACTTATTATTATCTAAGCCTATTTTTAtcaattacttcatttttggcagCGGAGTGCCATATTCGGATGAATCTTTGACAAGAGCTTTGTTGAAACGACATGCCGATGCCCGATCTTTAGTGCAACCAGATATATTACCACAGTTCTACCAAAGCAAGCTTGTGTTCCCTCATATTAGGACTGAGGAAAATGTAAGACCAGCTCCTGGCAGCATAGTTTGGACAAAATCtaa GGGAGTGGAGGTAGCG